A window of the Hevea brasiliensis isolate MT/VB/25A 57/8 chromosome 6, ASM3005281v1, whole genome shotgun sequence genome harbors these coding sequences:
- the LOC110672197 gene encoding amino acid transporter AVT3B yields MGFENKQASSSSNALKARPTEDTPLIGKDKPLSSQSKTFANVFIAIVGAGVLGLPYAFKRTGWIMSLIMLFSVAALTHYCMMLLVHTRRKLQSFSSDFSNINSFGDLGFTVCGSIGRLVVDIMIVLSQAGFCVGYLIFIANTLVNLFNSSSSQSLTSQIMGLSAKSFYIWGCFPFQLVLNSVATLTHLAPLSIFADIVDLGAMGVVMVEDVLLMMRNRPEVRAFGGTSVFFYGMGVAVYAFEGIGMVLPIESEMKEKEKFGRTVGLSMAFISLLYGSFGVLGYFAFGDETKDIITANLGAGLISSLVQLGLCINLFFTFPLMMNPVYEIAERRFWGGTYCLWLRWVLVLAVSLVALLVPNFADFMSLVGSSVCCGLGFVLPALFHLLVFKEEMDLKGWCIDVGILTVGVVLAVSGTWYALMEIFSVKVL; encoded by the coding sequence ATGGGATTTGAAAACAAACAAGCATCATCATCCTCAAACGCCCTGAAAGCCCGGCCAACAGAAGACACGCCTCTCATAGGCAAGGACAAGCCTCTATCGTCCCAGTCCAAGACCTTTGCCAATGTCTTCATTGCCATCGTAGGCGCTGGCGTTCTTGGTCTTCCTTATGCTTTCAAACGCACCGGATGGATCATGAGCCTCATCATGCTCTTTTCTGTTGCCGCCTTGACCCACTACTGTATGATGCTTTTAGTCCACACACGGCGCAAGCTCCAATCTTTTTCTTCTGATTTCTCCAATATCAACTCTTTTGGCGATCTGGGTTTCACGGTTTGTGGTTCTATTGGGAGGTTAGTTGTGGATATCATGATTGTCTTGTCTCAGGCTGGATTTTGTGTtggttatttaatttttattgcaAATACTTTGGTGAATTTATTCAATTCATCATCGTCTCAGAGCTTAACTTCCCAAATCATGGGATTGTCTGCCAAGAGTTTTTACATATGGGGTTGTTTCCCGTTCCAATTGGTGTTAAATTCTGTTGCTACTTTGACCCATTTAGCACCTTTGAGTATATTTGCTGATATTGTTGATCTTGGTGCGATGGGTGTGGTCATGGTGGAGGATGTTTTGCTAATGATGAGAAACAGGCCGGAGGTAAGGGCTTTTGGGGGTACGTCTGTGTTTTTCTACGGGATGGGGGTGGCTGTTTACGCATTTGAAGGGATTGGTATGGTTTTGCCTATAGAGTCAGAAATGAAAGAGAAGGAAAAATTTGGGAGAACCGTAGGGTTAAGCATGGCCTTTATTTCATTGCTTTATGGATCTTTTGGTGTGCTGGGTTACTTTGCTTTTGGCGATGAAACTAAAGATATTATTACTGCTAACTTGGGTGCTGGACTGATTAGTAGTTTGGTTCAACTTGGTCTTTGTATTAATCTTTTTTTCACATTTCCCTTGATGATGAACCCAGTCTATGAGATAGCAGAGAGAAGGTTTTGGGGTGGGACATATTGTTTGTGGCTTAGATGGGTGTTGGTTTTAGCTGTGAGTTTGGTGGCCTTATTGGTGCCAAATTTTGCTGATTTCATGTCCTTGGTGGGAAGTAGTGTATGTTGTGGACTGGGATTTGTTTTGCCAGCTCTATTTCACCTGCTCGTATTTAAGGAAGAAATGGACTTAAAAGGATGGTGTATTGATGTGGGGATCTTGACTGTAGGTGTTGTTCTTGCAGTTTCAGGAACTTGGTATGCTCTTATGGAGATTTTCTCTGTTAAGGTATTGTAA